Proteins from one Catenuloplanes atrovinosus genomic window:
- a CDS encoding helix-turn-helix transcriptional regulator, producing the protein MDREFAQPLNVEALARDVNMSAGHLSRRFKAEYGESPYSYLMTRRIERAMALLRRGDLSVTDVCFAVGCSSLGTFTTRFTELVGVPPGVYRRSAARTDLPSCVAKAVTRPVRNREAQVTAAHLG; encoded by the coding sequence ATGGACCGGGAGTTCGCGCAGCCGCTCAACGTGGAGGCGCTGGCGCGGGACGTGAACATGTCGGCCGGGCACCTCAGCCGGCGGTTCAAGGCCGAGTACGGCGAGTCGCCGTACTCGTACCTGATGACGCGCCGGATCGAGCGTGCGATGGCCTTGCTGCGCCGCGGGGACCTCAGCGTCACCGACGTGTGCTTCGCGGTCGGCTGCTCCTCGCTCGGCACGTTCACCACCCGGTTCACCGAGCTGGTCGGCGTGCCGCCCGGCGTCTACCGGCGCTCGGCCGCGCGCACCGACCTTCCCTCGTGCGTGGCGAAGGCGGTCACCAGGCCGGTCAGGAATCGAGAAGCCCAGGTCACCGCGGCGCACCTAGGGTGA